GTTTGGCTACTGCCATCTTTATATTATTCATGTTACAGTTAAAATTCTGTGCCCtgaatgaaattgaccatttctattgTGAATCCATCCCACTGAtaaaactctcctgcagtgacacaCACCTGATCATATTGCTAGATTTCATTCTAGCCTGTGTATTCACTCTGCCTCCATTCCTACTAACCCTGACATCTTATGTGTGTGTCATCACCACCATCCTGAGAATTCCTTCCACCACCGGGAGACAGAAggcattttccacctgctcctctcacctcattgtggtgacaattttctatggaacAATAATGATTGTGTACATGCTGCCGAAACATGATACACTGAGAGACCTGTACGAAGTGCTCTCTCTTTGCTACACTGTCCTGACTCCCCTGgcaaaccccctcatctacagcctgagaaacagagaggtcaaggaagccTTGTGGAAAGCAGTCAGCAAATGTGACTTTCACAAAAACATGCAGACACTCAGAGATAATAACTTAGCctgaggttttcaaagctgcctggGTGATTTAAGCAAAattaagttgaaaagtcccattgaaaacaTCTCAGCACTAACGTGAAAAA
The window above is part of the Chrysemys picta bellii isolate R12L10 chromosome 12, ASM1138683v2, whole genome shotgun sequence genome. Proteins encoded here:
- the LOC122172724 gene encoding olfactory receptor 6N1-like; the protein is MADTDRRNQTAITEFILLGFGDLPDLKILLFLMFLVIYITTVAGNILIIALVVADQHLHSPMYFFLGNLSCLETFYTSTILPRMLASLLTGDKTISFSGCFKQLYFFASLACTECYLLAAMSYDRYLAICKPLHYSTLMNNRFCLQLAAGSWLNGCLATAIFILFMLQLKFCALNEIDHFYCESIPLIKLSCSDTHLIILLDFILACVFTLPPFLLTLTSYVCVITTILRIPSTTGRQKAFSTCSSHLIVVTIFYGTIMIVYMLPKHDTLRDLYEVLSLCYTVLTPLANPLIYSLRNREVKEALWKAVSKCDFHKNMQTLRDNNLA